The proteins below are encoded in one region of Oncorhynchus nerka isolate Pitt River linkage group LG15, Oner_Uvic_2.0, whole genome shotgun sequence:
- the LOC115117404 gene encoding LOW QUALITY PROTEIN: NLR family CARD domain-containing protein 3-like (The sequence of the model RefSeq protein was modified relative to this genomic sequence to represent the inferred CDS: deleted 2 bases in 1 codon) — MSLSEEGEQWATASKISLSGEHDSNSKAESPIQQKRPVSPVTSSVSMKSDQSMGHPVLFRKRDGSTKQRHQQNRPKSEIPSGQSAQSHQQDLSAILKSLEENVITFVKNELKNINRILCSESSDHPVFFGSQTEDKEVDKPERIAREGALDISLYILRNINQMELADKLEKNTPAMKSQRKLKSHLKNKFECVLEGIAKQGNSRLLSKIYTELYITEGRSGGVNHENEMTQIEAASRRPATHETPIKCNDIFQPLPGQDKSIRTVLTTGVAGIGKTVSVQKFILDWAEGKANQELQFIFPLSFREMNLMKERNHSMTELLHRFVMETKESGISNYDKYNVLFVLDGLDECRLPLDFKNNKICFDVTESTSVDVLLTNLIKGNLFPSAFLWITSRPTAANQIPLGCVDQVTEVRGFNDPQKEEYFRKRISDENFVSRIISHIKISRSIHIMCHIPVFCWISATVFENIMKTEKRVMPKTLTEMYMYFLIFQSKQTLVKFEGKEQIDQHWDKETIMSLGKLAFQQLEIGNLIFYEEDLKKCGIDVREASVYSGLCTQIFREENGLYQEKVYCFVHLSIQEFMAAVYVFLSVVNNNVNLMANPQSTSAKLRTLSIDNRLIDLARSAVDKALESESGHLDLFLRFLLGLSLKSNQTLLRGLLTQTSSSSQTNEMIVKYIKAKIRDKPTSERCINLFHCLNELNDHSLVEEIQSYLRSGSLSEASLSSAHWSALVFVLLTSEEKLEVFDLKKYSRSEEGLVRLLPVVKASRSEEGLVRLLPVVKASRSEEGLVRLLPVVKASRSEEGLVRLLPVVKASRSEEGLVRLNGCNLTDSCCASLASTLSSNSSQLRVLDLSNNDLQDSGVKLLSAGLESPHCQLETLRLSGCLVTEEGCASLASALKSNPSHLRELDLSYNHPEDSALKLFSAGLEKLNLDNGGERRLQPGLKKYACELTLDPNTAGRQLILSEDNRKVTSMESFKDRPQVLCREGLTGRCYWEVEWSGEKTRLAVTYKRKSSFDSNLLGSNDISWGLGCYSDGYTAWHNGNHTTILAPYSSRVGVYLDWQAGSLTFYSISSDTLTHLHTFHTSFNEPLYAGFLVEETVSLCRVIFSSSC; from the exons ATGAGTCTCTCTGAGGAGGGAGAGCAGTGGGCCACTGCCTCTAAGATAAGTCTCTCTGGAGAACATGACTCCAACTCAAAAGCTGAAAG cccaATCCAGCAGAAGAGACCAGTCTCACCTGTAACTAGcagtgtgtccatgaagagtgaccaaTCTATGGGACATCCAGTGCTTTTCAGGAAGAGAGATGGTTCTACTAAACAAAG ACACCAACAGAACAGACCAAAGTCAGAGATTCCTAGTGGTCAGTCTGCCCAGAGTCATCAACAAGACCTGTCCGCTATACTAAAA TCACTTGAAGAAAATGTCATCACATTTGTGAAGAATGAGTTGAAGAACATCAACAGGATTCTATGTTCTGAGAGTTCAGATCACCCAGTATTCTTCGGGAGTCAGACAGAGGATAAAGAAGTGGATAAACCGGAGAGGATTGCCCGAGAGGGTGCTCTGGACATCTCACTGTACATCCTGAGGAACATTAACCAGATGGAGCTCGCTGACAAACTGGAGAAAA atACACCTGCCATGAAGAGCCAACGTAAGCTAAAATCTCATCTGAAAAATAAGTTTGAATGTGTATTGGAGGGAATAGCGAAACAAGGAAACTCCAGACTTCTCAGTAAGATCTATACAGAGCTCTATATCACAGAGGGTAGAAGTGGAGGAGTCAATCATGAAAATGAGATGACACAGATTGAGGCAGCATCCAGGAGACCAGCAACACATGAGACACCAATAAAATGTAATGACATCTTTCAGCCCTTACCTGGACAAGATAAAtctatcagaactgtgctgacgacgggagtcgctggcattggaaaaacagtctctgtgcagaagttcattctggactgggctgaagggaAAGCA AACCAGGAGCTTCAATTCATATTTCCACTTTCGTTTCGGGAGATGAATTTGATGAAGGAGAGAAACCACAGCATGACGGAACTTCTTCATCGCTTTGTCATGGAAACCAAAGAATCAGGAATATCTAACTATGACAAGTACAACGTTCTGTTTGTccttgatggtctggatgagtgtcGACTTCCTCTAGACTTCAAGAACAACAAGATCTgttttgatgtcacagagtctacCTCAGTGGACGTgctgctgacaaatctcatcaagggGAATCTGTTTCCCTCCGCTTTCCTCTGGATAACCTCCCGACCTACAGCAGCCAATCAGATCCCTCTggggtgtgttgaccaggtgacagaggtacgagggttcaatgatccacagaaggaggagtacttcaggaagagaaTCAGTGATGAGAATTTCGtcagcagaatcatctcacatATCAAGATATCAAGGAGCATCCACATTATGTGCCACATACCtgtcttctgttggatttctgctACAGTTTTTGAGAACATAATGAAGACAGAAAAAAGAGtgatgcccaagactctgactgagatgtacatGTATTTCCTCATATTTCAGTCCAAACAGACACTGGTGAAGTTTGAAGGGAAAGAGCAGATCGATCAACACTGGGATAAAGAGACCATTATGTCACTGGGGAAACTGGCTTTCCAACAGTTGGAGATAGGTAATCTGATTTTCTATGAGGAAGACCTGAAAAAATGTGGTATTGATGTCAGAGAGGCATCAGTGTATTCAGGACTGTGCACACAGATCTTCAGAGAGGAGAATGGGCTGTACCAGGAGAAGGTatactgctttgttcatctgagcatcCAGGAGTTCATGGCTGCTGTGTATGTGTTCCTCTCAGTCGTCAACAACAACGTGAATCTAATGGCCAATCCGCAATCAACCTCTGCCAAGCTGCGGACCCTGTCTATTGACAACCGTCTAATCGACCTGGCAAGGAGTGCAGTGGACAAGGCTTTAGAGAGTGAGAGTGGACACCTGGACCtgttcctccgcttccttctgggcctctcatTGAAGTCCAATCAGACTCTCCTACGAGGCCTACTGACACAGACAAGTAGCAGCTCACAGACCAATGAAATGATTGTCAAGTACATCAAGGCAAAGATCAGGGACAAGCCCACCTCAGAGAGatgcatcaatctgttccactgtctgaatgagtTGAATGACCATTCTttagtggaggagatccaaagctacctgagatcaggaagtctctcaGAAGCCAGCCTCTCATCTGCTCattggtcagctctggtctttgtgttgctgacttcagaagagaAGCTGGAAGTGTTTGACCtaaagaaatactccagatcagaggaaggtcttgttaggctgctgccagtggtcaaagcctccagatcagaggaaggtcttgttaggctgctgccagtggtcaaagcctccagatcagaggaaggtcttgttaggctgctgccagtggtcaaagcctccagatcagaggaaggtcttgttaggctgctgccagtggtcaaagcctccagatcagaggaaggtcttgttag GCTGAATGGATGTAACCTCACAGACAGCTGCTGTGCTTCTTTGGCCTCGACTCTCAGCTCAAACTCCTCCCAACTGAGGGtgctggacctgagtaacaatgacttgcaggattcaggagtgaagctgctctctgctgggctGGAGAGTCCACACTGTCAACTGGAGACACTGAG gctgtcaggctgcctggtcacagaggaaggctgtgcttctctggccTCAGCTCTGAAGTCAAACCCCTCACATCtaagagagctggacctgagctacaatcacccagaaGACTCAGCACTGAAGCTGTTCTCTGCaggactggagaaactcaa TTTGGACAATGGTGGAGAGCGCCGGTTACAACCAGGGCTTAAAAAAT ATGCCTGTGAACTCACACTGGATCCAAACACAGCAGGCAGACAGCTGATTCTGTCTGAGGACAACAGAAAAGTGACATCGATGGAGAGTTTTAAGGACCGGccacaggtgctgtgtagagagggtctgactgggcgttgctactgggaggtagagtggagtggggaAAAAACTCGTTTGGCAGTGACCTATAAAAGAAAAAGTAGTTTTGACTCCAATCTACTTGGAAGCAATGACATATCTTGGGGTCTGGGATGCTACAGTGATGGTTACACTGCCTGGCACAATGGTAATCACACGACCATACTGGCACCTTACTCCAGTAGAGttggagtgtatctggactggcagGCTGGTTCTCTTACCTTCTATAGCatctcctctgacacactgacccacctgcaCACATTCCACACCTCGTTCAATGAGCCCCTCTATGCAGGGTTTTTGGTTGAGGAGACGGTGTCCCTGTGCAGGGTGATTTTTAGCTCGAGCTGCTAG
- the prr13 gene encoding proline rich 13 has product MWPNQGPPGQNPAFPPAYNPGFPSGPNPAHPQGQNPMYAPGTNPAYPPGMAPGMAPGMAPGMNPAMPPGSMPYGQYPGGQQPYPAGPGAPGYPGVHPGPYPGGVHPGGVYPGGMHPGMAGGVAGFGMGVTGHKAHKKMKKAKGKKAHKADKHLKHHGGHKKHSSSSSSSSSSDEE; this is encoded by the exons ATGTGGCCTAACCAAG GTCCCCCTGGCCAGAACCCGGCCTTCCCCCCAGCCTACAACCCTGGATTCCCTTCTGGTCCAAACCCAGCACACCCTCAAGGCCAGAACCCCATGTACGCACCTGGCACAAACCCTGCTTATCCCCCTGGTATGGCCCCTGGTATGGCCCCCGGTATGGCCCCTGGTATGAATCCAGCCATGCCTCCAGGATCCATGCCTTACGGACAATACCCAGGAGGACAACAGCCTTATCCAGCTGGACCAGGTGCACCTGGTTACCCAGGAGTTCACCCAGGGCCCTACCCTGGTGGGGTCCATCCAGGTGGAGTCTACCCCGGGGGCATGCATCCCGGCATGGCTGGGGGTGTGGCGGGATTCGGGATGGGAGTCACTGGACACAAGGCACACAAAAAAATGAAGAAGGCGAAGGGGAAGAAGGCGCACAAAGCCGACAAACACCTGAAGCATCATGGAGGCCACAAGAAG CACTCTtcaagcagtagcagcagcagcagcagcgacgaggAGTGA